A window of Cottoperca gobio chromosome 16, fCotGob3.1, whole genome shotgun sequence contains these coding sequences:
- the LOC115021095 gene encoding uncharacterized protein LOC115021095 isoform X1: protein MWSGFMNGSGMHGGGGAGGGNVPSQGWEFMPCSRMDRADRGKGKSRSPSRRISSPPTVFSHIYNSQFGASGEGGEGTQLEFLRGQMWPGPEAQQQQQQTQHTRLKKKFEDLKKRHIQDKEEWMREKESLLREVADIQGGENRRILLDLKTVLEEVQTEVKREEEKRSELQLQYTRDRCAWELEKAELKSRIAQLEARECAGFVSGGVQSAAGPGSVASRSAREQHDETSTLRREREEQRRLLADTHSTAMDLRCRLEHNERDWLREKAELLERFDLERREWECQLKDMQRKIEALYCDVGTKREEIGLDSGRQHNDDVLHRLSIRSTSAGSSLLSDNEPLSSSSQSEPIRHQPLPGFGGNRNFSDCVGRDGHHSTCFQADSMYEYDVGGQFTQIDHSQPEPVDELRGTWQQDSVTDGNEAVDIMKLDALFHGAPGCAMPQKNVSNGNESNVPVSPEESLLWAELSYGSEKKKNTTALNAALKEIARVSEELCSYQDEIRKKSGDKRNRSESLSPTEESDMLIGHDKTRLEADKSPCDLSQIYDDFRTLERENWITSSPDNTWRADRGPSKSWRSNSANPDIYRETQTSPGVLSEIDAEAPPIPPRISSWNMSSPTHPDTELYIPESPMATVRKCHSPCVLVDKKCSSPSIVRKFEAMLQENEGKVLIDGVVASCSVPTNSGCNMGCCHNRWSCDASKFTSSKLSTYGTVQKSFSEVNILTARKDYCHGNHNSPDLQMPPIVKDLPLDLLLSSLEIQPAGPNLQGSRRNILLEQKTAEFNRTLFQAEMGRGVKEQDSLTVTDAGSVGPQAVFLPTGASDEILRPRQTTCQPHCTDFTTGVMGVHPEVSPSTSNSTIQNPKVQPRRMRCGPEAQEIPSDLSSEQLQIGLREAATTTSQSSALHSEVMHKVQTASSPSRKTQRRAATEALFSEPSNTQPGQNGDASSSKNENPHGAKSQSARDGVSLHQPSVENRQRRVTQPGHQAQLSHATALPSQLDSSRPGPRMMNEHPWKALTLAAYPRPEGSRSNYGAVERILKNYESAARAKQNQSQTNEMALNPNDGVRQEENVTELDMLDMNPLHLPPTLRHTQTSHTSQTHTTHSQLSSHSAMCVKEVHLKVQENKETSVSSCVQKNFSKPARPANRRRPSRWASRSPTSSSSSSPSTTPVVPPSFPLNKHSSSFTFSHAFHIETVIV from the exons ATGTGGAGTGGGTTTATGAACGGCTCGGGGATGCACGGTGGGGGCGGTGCTGGCGGGGGCAACGTCCCGTCTCAGGGCTGGGAGTTTATGCCGTGCTCCAGGATGGATAGGGCAGATAGAGGCAAGGGCAAAAGTCGTAGCCCATCAAGGAGGATCTCCTCTCCGCCCACCGTCTTCAGTCACATCTACAACTCCCAGTTCGGTGCTTCAGGAGAAGGTGGAGAGGGGACACAGCTTGAGTTCCTCAGGGGACAAATGTGGCCGGGTCCCGaagcccagcagcagcagcagcaaacacaacacacgCGGCTTAAAAAGAAATTTGAGGATTTGAAAAAGCGACACATACAGGATAAGGAAGAATGGATGCGCGAGAAGGAGTCATTGTTGCGAGAAGTAGCTGACATACAA GGAGGGGAGAACCGGAGGATTCTGCTGGACCTGAAGACAGTTTTGGAGGAAGTGCAGACGGaggtgaagagagaggaggagaagaggagcgaGCTCCAACTGCAGTACACCAGAGACAGATGTGCCTGGGAGCTGGAGAAGGCTGAGCTCAAATCCAGGATTGCACAG tTGGAGGCTAGAGAGTGTGCTGGGTTTGTTAGTGGCGGAGTCCAGTCAGCTGCTGGTCCCGGCTCTGTGGCGTCACGGAGTGCTCGAGAACAGCACGACGAGACATCAACACTCCGCCGGGAGAGGGAAGAGCAGCGGAGGCTCCTGGCGGACACACACTCAACAGCCATGGACCTGCGCTGTCGTCTGGAGCACAATGAGAGGGACTGGTTAAGGGAGAAAGCGGAGCTGCTGGAGAGGTTCGACTTGGAGAGGAGGGAATGGGAGTGCCAGCTGAAGGATATGCAGAGGAAAATAGAAGCG CTGTACTGTGACGTGGGGACCAAGCGAGAAGAGATCGGGCTGGACAGTGGGAGGCAGCACAACGATGATGTTCTACACAGGCTCAGCATTCGCTCAACCAGCGCCGGCTCTAGTCTGCTCAGCGACAACGAGCCTCTTAGCAGCAGCAGTCAGTCAGAGCCCATCAGACATCAACCTTTACCTGGTTTCGGTGGCAACAGAAACTTCAGTGATTGTGTTGGCAGAGATGGTCACCACTCCACCTGCTTCCAAGCAGACAGCATGTATGAATATGATGTTGGTGGTCAGTTCACTCAGATTGACCATTCACAACCTGAGCCAGTGGATGAGTTAAGAGGCACTTGGCAGCAAGACTCAGTCACTGATGGCAATGAAGCTGTGGATATAATGAAGCTGGATGCTTTGTTTCATGGAGCTCCTGGATGTGCAATGCCACAGAAAAATGTCTCAAACGGTAATGAAAGCAATGTCCCTGTTAGTCCTGAAGAAAGCCTTCTTTGGGCAGAGCTGAGTTACGGCAgcgaaaagaagaaaaacaccacTGCTCTCAATGCT GCTCTGAAGGAGATAGCCCGTGTAAGCGAGGAGCTTTGCAGCTACCAGGATGAAATCAGAAAGAAGAGTGGGGATAAGAG GAATCGATCTGAATCCCTGAGCCCAACTGAGGAGAGCGACATGTTGATTGGCCATGATAAAACCCGACTGGAGGCGGATAAATCTCCCTGCGACCTCAGCCAAATTTATGATGACTTTCGGACCTTGGAGAGGGAAAACTGGATCACCTCGTCACCAGACAACACCTGGCGGGCTGACAGAGGGCCAAGCAAATCCTGGAGGTCAAACAGTGCTAATCCAGACAtctacagagaaacacagactaGCCCTGGAGTACTCTCTGAAATTGATGCAGAAGCTCCACCCATCCCTCCCCGCATTTCCTCCTGGAATATGAGCTCCCCTACCCATCCAGACACAGAACTCTACATCCCAGAATCCCCCATGGCGACAGTGAGGAAGTGCCATAGCCCCTGTGTTCTAGTGGACAAAAAGTGTAGCAGCCCATCTATTGTCAGAAAGTTTGAGGCCATGCTACaagaaaatgaaggaaaagTTTTAATAGACGGCGTTGTAGCATCGTGCTCTGTACCGACTAACTCTGGATGTAATATGGGCTGCTGCCACAACCGCTGGTCCTGTGATGCAAGCAAGTTCACCAGCAGTAAGCTGTCGACATACGGGACTGTCCAGAAAAGCTTCTCTGAAGTCAACATATTGACTGCTAGAAAAGATTACTGCCATGGGAACCATAACAGCCCTGACCTACAAATGCCTCCGATTGTCAAAGATTTACCTTTAGATTTGCTCTTGTCCTCTCTTGAAATACAACCTGCCGGCCCCAACCTCCAGGGCTCCAGAAGAAACATATTGCTGGAGCAAAAAACAGCTGAGTTCAACAGAACTTTGTTTCAGGCTGAGATGGGCCGTGGCGTAAAGGAACAAGACAGTTTAACAGTAACAGATGCCGGCTCTGTGGGTCCCCAAGCCGTCTTTTTACCAACTGGTGCATCAGATGAGATTTTACGTCCCAGGCAGACAACATGTCAGCCACATTGTACTGATTTCACCACTGGTGTCATGGGTGTGCATCCTGAAGTCTCTCCCTCAACCTCAAATTCCACAATTCAGAACCCCAAAGTCCAGCCAAGGCGAATGAGATGTGGTCCTGAAGCTCAAGAAATTCCTTCTGACCTTTCATCTGAACAGCTACAGATTGGACTCAGGGaggcagcaacaacaacctCTCAGAGTTCTGCACTCCATTCTGAGGTCATGCACAAAGTTCAAACAGCAAGCAGTCCATCCAGGAAAACACAACGCAGAGCCGCCACAGAGGCTCTTTTTTCTGAGCCTTCAAACACCCAGCCAGGTCAGAATGGAGATGCTTCCAGCTCCAAAAATGAGAATCCCCATGGAGCAAAGTCTCAGTCAGCCAGAGATGGTGTCTCACTCCACCAGCCGTCTGTTGAGAACCGACAAAGACGGGTGACACAACCAGGGCACCAGGCACAGCTAAGTCATGCAACTGCTCTTCCTTCCCAGTTGGACTCCTCCAGGCCTGGGCCTCGAATGATGAATGAACATCCCTGGAAAGCCCTCACTCTTGCTGCGTACCCACGGCCCGAGGGATCCAGGTCCAACTACGGGGCAGTAGAAAGGATTCTGAAGAATTATGAGAGCGCAGCCCGGGCTAAACAGAACCAGAGCCAAACGAACGAGATGGCTTTGAATCCTAACGACGGTGTCAGGCAGgaggagaacgtcacagaactGGACATGCTGGACATGAACCCTCTGCACTTACCTCCCACTCTGAGACACACGCAGACTTCACACACCTCGCAGACGCACACCACACATTCACAGCTCAGCAGCCACAGTGCcatgtgtgtgaaagaggtACATCTAAAAGTGCAG GAGAACAAAGAGACCTCCGTCTCCTCCTGCGTTCAGAAGAACTTCTCGAAGCCTGCCCGTCCAGCCAACCGACGCCGCCCCTCCCGATGGGCCAGCCGCTcccccacttcctcctcctcctcctctccctccaccacCCCCGTTGTGCCTCCATCCTTCCCCCTCAACAAACACAGTTCCTCTTTTACCTTCTCACACGCCTTTCACATAGAGACTGTCATTGTTTGA
- the LOC115021095 gene encoding uncharacterized protein LOC115021095 isoform X2: MWSGFMNGSGMHGGGGAGGGNVPSQGWEFMPCSRMDRADRGKGKSRSPSRRISSPPTVFSHIYNSQFGASGEGGEGTQLEFLRGQMWPGPEAQQQQQQTQHTRLKKKFEDLKKRHIQDKEEWMREKESLLREVADIQGGENRRILLDLKTVLEEVQTEVKREEEKRSELQLQYTRDRCAWELEKAELKSRIAQLEARECAGFVSGGVQSAAGPGSVASRSAREQHDETSTLRREREEQRRLLADTHSTAMDLRCRLEHNERDWLREKAELLERFDLERREWECQLKDMQRKIEALYCDVGTKREEIGLDSGRQHNDDVLHRLSIRSTSAGSSLLSDNEPLSSSSQSEPIRHQPLPGFGGNRNFSDCVGRDGHHSTCFQADSMYEYDVGGQFTQIDHSQPEPVDELRGTWQQDSVTDGNEAVDIMKLDALFHGAPGCAMPQKNVSNGNESNVPVSPEESLLWAELSYGSEKKKNTTALNAALKEIARVSEELCSYQDEIRKKSGDKRNRSESLSPTEESDMLIGHDKTRLEADKSPCDLSQIYDDFRTLERENWITSSPDNTWRADRGPSKSWRSNSANPDIYRETQTSPGVLSEIDAEAPPIPPRISSWNMSSPTHPDTELYIPESPMATVRKCHSPCVLVDKKCSSPSIVRKFEAMLQENEGKVLIDGVVASCSVPTNSGCNMGCCHNRWSCDASKFTSSKLSTYGTVQKSFSEVNILTARKDYCHGNHNSPDLQMPPIVKDLPLDLLLSSLEIQPAGPNLQGSRRNILLEQKTAEFNRTLFQAEMGRGVKEQDSLTVTDAGSVGPQAVFLPTGASDEILRPRQTTCQPHCTDFTTGVMGVHPEVSPSTSNSTIQNPKVQPRRMRCGPEAQEIPSDLSSEQLQIGLREAATTTSQSSALHSEVMHKVQTASSPSRKTQRRAATEALFSEPSNTQPGQNGDASSSKNENPHGAKSQSARDGVSLHQPSVENRQRRVTQPGHQAQLSHATALPSQLDSSRPGPRMMNEHPWKALTLAAYPRPEGSRSNYGAVERILKNYESAARAKQNQSQTNEMALNPNDGVRQEENVTELDMLDMNPLHLPPTLRHTQTSHTSQTHTTHSQLSSHSAMCVKEVHLKVQAQEDFRWNT; this comes from the exons ATGTGGAGTGGGTTTATGAACGGCTCGGGGATGCACGGTGGGGGCGGTGCTGGCGGGGGCAACGTCCCGTCTCAGGGCTGGGAGTTTATGCCGTGCTCCAGGATGGATAGGGCAGATAGAGGCAAGGGCAAAAGTCGTAGCCCATCAAGGAGGATCTCCTCTCCGCCCACCGTCTTCAGTCACATCTACAACTCCCAGTTCGGTGCTTCAGGAGAAGGTGGAGAGGGGACACAGCTTGAGTTCCTCAGGGGACAAATGTGGCCGGGTCCCGaagcccagcagcagcagcagcaaacacaacacacgCGGCTTAAAAAGAAATTTGAGGATTTGAAAAAGCGACACATACAGGATAAGGAAGAATGGATGCGCGAGAAGGAGTCATTGTTGCGAGAAGTAGCTGACATACAA GGAGGGGAGAACCGGAGGATTCTGCTGGACCTGAAGACAGTTTTGGAGGAAGTGCAGACGGaggtgaagagagaggaggagaagaggagcgaGCTCCAACTGCAGTACACCAGAGACAGATGTGCCTGGGAGCTGGAGAAGGCTGAGCTCAAATCCAGGATTGCACAG tTGGAGGCTAGAGAGTGTGCTGGGTTTGTTAGTGGCGGAGTCCAGTCAGCTGCTGGTCCCGGCTCTGTGGCGTCACGGAGTGCTCGAGAACAGCACGACGAGACATCAACACTCCGCCGGGAGAGGGAAGAGCAGCGGAGGCTCCTGGCGGACACACACTCAACAGCCATGGACCTGCGCTGTCGTCTGGAGCACAATGAGAGGGACTGGTTAAGGGAGAAAGCGGAGCTGCTGGAGAGGTTCGACTTGGAGAGGAGGGAATGGGAGTGCCAGCTGAAGGATATGCAGAGGAAAATAGAAGCG CTGTACTGTGACGTGGGGACCAAGCGAGAAGAGATCGGGCTGGACAGTGGGAGGCAGCACAACGATGATGTTCTACACAGGCTCAGCATTCGCTCAACCAGCGCCGGCTCTAGTCTGCTCAGCGACAACGAGCCTCTTAGCAGCAGCAGTCAGTCAGAGCCCATCAGACATCAACCTTTACCTGGTTTCGGTGGCAACAGAAACTTCAGTGATTGTGTTGGCAGAGATGGTCACCACTCCACCTGCTTCCAAGCAGACAGCATGTATGAATATGATGTTGGTGGTCAGTTCACTCAGATTGACCATTCACAACCTGAGCCAGTGGATGAGTTAAGAGGCACTTGGCAGCAAGACTCAGTCACTGATGGCAATGAAGCTGTGGATATAATGAAGCTGGATGCTTTGTTTCATGGAGCTCCTGGATGTGCAATGCCACAGAAAAATGTCTCAAACGGTAATGAAAGCAATGTCCCTGTTAGTCCTGAAGAAAGCCTTCTTTGGGCAGAGCTGAGTTACGGCAgcgaaaagaagaaaaacaccacTGCTCTCAATGCT GCTCTGAAGGAGATAGCCCGTGTAAGCGAGGAGCTTTGCAGCTACCAGGATGAAATCAGAAAGAAGAGTGGGGATAAGAG GAATCGATCTGAATCCCTGAGCCCAACTGAGGAGAGCGACATGTTGATTGGCCATGATAAAACCCGACTGGAGGCGGATAAATCTCCCTGCGACCTCAGCCAAATTTATGATGACTTTCGGACCTTGGAGAGGGAAAACTGGATCACCTCGTCACCAGACAACACCTGGCGGGCTGACAGAGGGCCAAGCAAATCCTGGAGGTCAAACAGTGCTAATCCAGACAtctacagagaaacacagactaGCCCTGGAGTACTCTCTGAAATTGATGCAGAAGCTCCACCCATCCCTCCCCGCATTTCCTCCTGGAATATGAGCTCCCCTACCCATCCAGACACAGAACTCTACATCCCAGAATCCCCCATGGCGACAGTGAGGAAGTGCCATAGCCCCTGTGTTCTAGTGGACAAAAAGTGTAGCAGCCCATCTATTGTCAGAAAGTTTGAGGCCATGCTACaagaaaatgaaggaaaagTTTTAATAGACGGCGTTGTAGCATCGTGCTCTGTACCGACTAACTCTGGATGTAATATGGGCTGCTGCCACAACCGCTGGTCCTGTGATGCAAGCAAGTTCACCAGCAGTAAGCTGTCGACATACGGGACTGTCCAGAAAAGCTTCTCTGAAGTCAACATATTGACTGCTAGAAAAGATTACTGCCATGGGAACCATAACAGCCCTGACCTACAAATGCCTCCGATTGTCAAAGATTTACCTTTAGATTTGCTCTTGTCCTCTCTTGAAATACAACCTGCCGGCCCCAACCTCCAGGGCTCCAGAAGAAACATATTGCTGGAGCAAAAAACAGCTGAGTTCAACAGAACTTTGTTTCAGGCTGAGATGGGCCGTGGCGTAAAGGAACAAGACAGTTTAACAGTAACAGATGCCGGCTCTGTGGGTCCCCAAGCCGTCTTTTTACCAACTGGTGCATCAGATGAGATTTTACGTCCCAGGCAGACAACATGTCAGCCACATTGTACTGATTTCACCACTGGTGTCATGGGTGTGCATCCTGAAGTCTCTCCCTCAACCTCAAATTCCACAATTCAGAACCCCAAAGTCCAGCCAAGGCGAATGAGATGTGGTCCTGAAGCTCAAGAAATTCCTTCTGACCTTTCATCTGAACAGCTACAGATTGGACTCAGGGaggcagcaacaacaacctCTCAGAGTTCTGCACTCCATTCTGAGGTCATGCACAAAGTTCAAACAGCAAGCAGTCCATCCAGGAAAACACAACGCAGAGCCGCCACAGAGGCTCTTTTTTCTGAGCCTTCAAACACCCAGCCAGGTCAGAATGGAGATGCTTCCAGCTCCAAAAATGAGAATCCCCATGGAGCAAAGTCTCAGTCAGCCAGAGATGGTGTCTCACTCCACCAGCCGTCTGTTGAGAACCGACAAAGACGGGTGACACAACCAGGGCACCAGGCACAGCTAAGTCATGCAACTGCTCTTCCTTCCCAGTTGGACTCCTCCAGGCCTGGGCCTCGAATGATGAATGAACATCCCTGGAAAGCCCTCACTCTTGCTGCGTACCCACGGCCCGAGGGATCCAGGTCCAACTACGGGGCAGTAGAAAGGATTCTGAAGAATTATGAGAGCGCAGCCCGGGCTAAACAGAACCAGAGCCAAACGAACGAGATGGCTTTGAATCCTAACGACGGTGTCAGGCAGgaggagaacgtcacagaactGGACATGCTGGACATGAACCCTCTGCACTTACCTCCCACTCTGAGACACACGCAGACTTCACACACCTCGCAGACGCACACCACACATTCACAGCTCAGCAGCCACAGTGCcatgtgtgtgaaagaggtACATCTAAAAGTGCAG GCTCAAGAAGACTTCAGATGGAACACGTGA